One Prevotella intermedia ATCC 25611 = DSM 20706 DNA window includes the following coding sequences:
- a CDS encoding patatin-like phospholipase family protein, whose product MSIFGKKIGVALSGGGYKGAAYHIGTLRALHRLGVLDKVDVISSASGGSITAAYYALNKDDYEEFERGFIKSLSKGVLWSSYLYLGIVLFLLLATSVAMGHLTANLTGYFFPYRPIVSGVCAALGGVITFFFLLILFLKYSFVTMPTSKFASRLYDKIFFKKKTLSDLPDSPLLCINSTNIATQVPFYFSKTAMGEYAYRVGGRSIFNADHFPIASAVMASTCVPGFTPITIDKKHLIEEYGNCPNKPEPPKLIDGGTYDNQGTHKLCHKKSRFHTDFIIVSDAGNNTVSASGTTNIFNQTMNTINLMMERIKKMQRANNLYETYAGKEYFAYIPLEWECSTRLIQGFVNNLKDGNVHPDVWKAHAITEEDIAKLEGSEKEAAKKVIVEKVKKAINWSELEKKIPQQESEQLARSALTNLTGLSKKQIESLAKHSSWLAEVQIRLYMPMLITERN is encoded by the coding sequence ATGAGTATCTTTGGAAAGAAAATAGGGGTTGCCTTATCGGGAGGAGGTTACAAAGGAGCGGCGTATCACATTGGTACGCTGCGTGCGCTTCATCGGCTTGGTGTATTAGACAAAGTAGATGTAATATCTTCGGCTTCAGGTGGTTCGATAACGGCAGCATACTATGCGTTGAACAAAGATGACTATGAAGAATTTGAGAGGGGATTTATAAAAAGTCTATCAAAAGGCGTCCTGTGGTCGTCTTACCTGTATCTTGGCATCGTCCTTTTCCTGCTGTTGGCTACGTCGGTGGCAATGGGACATCTTACAGCCAACCTCACGGGATACTTTTTCCCGTACCGCCCCATAGTCTCGGGTGTCTGTGCGGCGTTGGGCGGTGTCATCACCTTTTTCTTCTTACTCATTCTTTTCCTGAAGTATTCGTTTGTTACGATGCCGACAAGTAAATTCGCCTCACGCTTATACGATAAGATTTTCTTCAAGAAAAAGACTCTTTCCGACTTGCCCGACAGTCCGTTGCTGTGCATCAATTCCACGAACATCGCCACACAAGTGCCTTTCTATTTCTCGAAAACGGCAATGGGAGAATATGCCTACCGCGTTGGCGGAAGGTCAATCTTCAATGCAGACCACTTCCCGATAGCAAGTGCCGTTATGGCATCGACGTGTGTTCCGGGCTTTACGCCAATTACCATTGACAAGAAACATCTGATAGAGGAATACGGCAACTGCCCCAACAAGCCCGAACCACCGAAACTGATAGACGGAGGAACTTACGACAACCAAGGAACCCATAAGCTCTGCCATAAGAAAAGCAGGTTTCATACAGACTTCATCATCGTGAGCGACGCAGGCAACAATACTGTCTCGGCTTCTGGAACAACGAATATATTCAACCAGACGATGAACACCATAAACCTGATGATGGAAAGGATAAAGAAAATGCAAAGAGCCAACAATCTCTATGAAACGTATGCAGGCAAAGAGTATTTTGCGTATATTCCATTGGAATGGGAATGCAGCACAAGGCTTATTCAAGGCTTTGTAAACAACCTGAAAGATGGAAACGTCCACCCCGATGTATGGAAGGCTCACGCCATAACGGAAGAAGACATTGCCAAACTGGAGGGTTCGGAGAAGGAAGCAGCGAAGAAAGTCATTGTCGAGAAGGTAAAGAAAGCTATCAATTGGTCTGAATTAGAAAAGAAAATACCTCAGCAAGAGAGTGAGCAATTGGCACGAAGCGCACTTACCAACCTAACTGGGCTTTCCAAAAAACAAATCGAGAGCTTGGCAAAACATTCTTCTTGGCTCGCGGAAGTTCAAATCCGCCTTTATATGCCGATGCTAATAACAGAGAGAAATTAA